A genomic segment from Dendropsophus ebraccatus isolate aDenEbr1 chromosome 7, aDenEbr1.pat, whole genome shotgun sequence encodes:
- the LOC138797103 gene encoding zinc finger protein 345-like: protein MMEDQRAGDRCPRPLYFQDCTENHQREDLIDIKVEFKLEAQEETDFMADQQYGGSDRNPPERCPRPLYSQDCPEGNQGESLIDIKAEVKAEEEEIALENQQIDVTSIKVEDEAEEERMMGDPPCMSEVKEEETPGAAIPGNPSENIVLLLNYKEEHEGAKQHSSGEALLPLTVYPGCHTTDLSYNPPDHEESSPDHSHTATTRTDRSHTGEKTYSCSECKKCFSRKSVLVRHERIYRVKKPYSCSECKRGFPCKSSLVKHERMHTGEKPYSCSECGKCFRKKSQLDIHERSHTGDKPYTCSECGKCFSSNSARFRHERGHKGEKPFSCSECGKCFSDKSVLVSHERTHTGEKPYSCSECGKLFTHTFQLVIHKRSHTGEKPYSCSECGKCFSNKSVLVRHERGHTGEKPYSCPDCGKLFTHSSQLVIHKRIHTGEKPYSCSECGKCFSNKSALVRHERGHTGEKPFSCSECGKCFSDKSVLVTHKIIHTGVKPYSCPDCGKLFIHSSQLVIHKRIHTGEKPYSCSECGKCFSSKSVLVRHERIHTGEKPYSCLECGKLFQQKGHLVIHERIHTGEKPYSCSECGKCFSNNSDLIKHVRGHTG, encoded by the exons atgatggaggatcagcgaGCAGGTgatagatgtccccgtcctctttatTTCCAGGACTGTACAGAGAATCATCAG AGGGAAGATCTGATCGATATCAAAGTTGAGTTTAAACTTGAAGCACAAGAGGAGACGGATTTCATGGCCGATCAgcagt atggaggcagtgacaggaatccaccagagaggtgtccccgtcctctgtattcccaggactgtccagagggaaatcaG GGTGAAAGTCTGATTGACATTAAGGCCGAGGtgaaagcagaggaggaggagatcgccTTAGAGAATCAGCAGATAGATGTGACTAGTATaaaagtggaggatgaagcagaagaagagaggatgatgggcgatcccccgtgtatgagtgaggtgaaggaggaggagacgccgggagctgctataccag GAAATCCCAGTGAGAATATTGTGCTACTGCTGAATTATAAAGAAGAGCATGAAGGTGCGAAGCAGCactcctcaggagaagccctcctcccccttactgtatatccaggatgtcacactacagatctatcatataatcctcctgaccatgaggaaTCTTCTCCCGACCACTCGCACACTGCGAccacaaggacag ACAGAAGTCACACAGGCGAGAAGACATATTCCTGTTCAGAATGTAAGAAATGTTTCTCAAGGAAATCCGTTCTTGTCAGGCATGAAAGAATTTACAGAGttaagaagccatattcatgttcagaatgtaagaGAGGTTTTCCCTGTAAATCAAGTCTCGTTAAGCATGAAAGAAtgcacacaggagaaaagccatattcatgttctgagtgtgggaaatgttttaggaAGAAATCCCAACTTGATATAcacgagagaagtcacacaggggacaAGCCATatacatgttcagaatgtgggaaatgtttttcaagTAATTCGGCTCGTTTTAGACACGAGAGAGGCCAcaaaggagagaagccattttcgtgttcagaatgtgggaaatgtttctcgGATAAATCTGTTTTAGTTTCACatgagagaactcacacaggagagaagccgtattcctGTTCAGAATGCGGGAAATTGTTTACACATACGTTCCAACTTGTTATTCataagagaagtcacacaggagagaagccatattcatgttcagaatgtgggaaatgtttctcaaATAAATCTGTTCTTGTTAGAcatgagagaggtcacacaggagagaagccatattcctgtCCAGATTGTGGAAAATTGTTTACACATTCATCCCAACTTGTTATAcataagagaattcacacaggtgagaagccatattcctgttcagaatgtgggaaatgtttctcaaATAAATCTGCTCTTGTTAGAcatgagagaggtcacacaggggagaagccattctcatgttcagaatgtggaaaatgtttttcagaTAAATCAGTTCTTGTTACACATAAGATAATTCACACAGGAGTGAAGCCATATTCCTGTCCAGATTGTGGAAAATTGTTTATACATTCATCCCAACTTGTTATAcataagagaattcacacaggtgagaagccatattcctgttcagaatgtggaaaatgtttctcAAGTAAATCTGTTCTTGTTAGACACGAGAGAATtcatacaggagaaaagccatattCCTGTCTAGAATGTGGGAAATTATTTCAGCAGAAAGGACATCTTGTTATAcacgagagaattcacacaggagaaaaaccatattcat